The Laspinema palackyanum D2c sequence CTAAACAATATGATGTTTCCTTATTAATTTCTGATCGGACCTTTTCCCAGTTAAAAAATCCCGCTCAGTATGGAATTCGCCAAATCGATACGGTGAAAGTCAAAGGTAAATCAGAATTAGTCACCGTCTATGAAGTTTTTGATGCCGATCCACCGGATTTAAAAGTTTCCAAGCTAGAGACAAAACAGGACTTTGAAACTGCCTTATTTTACTACAACCAGAACTCACCGGAGGAAGCTCAGGAACTCTTTGAACGGTGTTTATGCAAAAATCCCCAGGATAAAGTCGCCCAGATTTATCGCGATCGCACCCAAGAACAGTTGTCCTAAGCGCACCCGAATAGAAGTGTCAAGCCTCAACCCTATCCCTTTCGGCTTGACACTTCCTCCAATAGACGGAACATTATTTAACCGTCTCAATACTGCGGGTTTTATTCGTCATCCGGCTCAAGAAAATCTGGAGCACACTGCGTTTGCCAATTTTAATATTACCCTGCACTGCCATACCGGACTGGAGACTAACTTGCAGTCCATTATCCAACAAGAACTTTTCACTATCTAAAACAATCGTTGCCGGGAAGGCATAAAAGCGTCGGGTTTCATCGGGAGGCAACACATCAGAACCAATCGAGGTTAGCACACCGCGCACCGTACCATATTCCGTAGCGGGGAAAGCTTCGATACTAATCTCAACTGGGACCCCAGGCTGTCCGTCCTCTTGACTCTTCCGCAGAGCATCTAACACCATCGCAATATCTTGGTTCTGGATGTAAACCGAGGCTTCGAGTTCATTATTCGGAACGATTTTTAAGAGCGGATCCGGGGATTGGGCTAGGGTGACATATCCGGGAGAATTGGGTTTCAAATCAAACACATACCCATCCACCGGAGCCTTGAGTTCTTGATACTGGAGTTCCAAATTGGCCTTAGCTAACTGTCCATCAATTTGGGAAATGCGCTTGTCATTTTCCAGCTTTAAGCGGCTGAGTTGTCCATTAATATCCGCGATGCGTTTTTGATTTTCGGCAATGCGGGCTAAAACATCGCGCTGAGAAATAGCGCGGGTATTTTGGACCTCTTGACGCGATCGCGTCATCGCCACATTCAGCCGTTCTTGTTCACTCCCGAGGCGATCGACTTCAGCCGAGCGCGAGAGCACTTCATTTTGGAGGCGCAAAATTTCGCCTTCCCGTGCCGCAATCTCATTTTCAGCGCGTAAAATTTCTGATTCCCGAGCCGAAATTTCACTCCGAAAACGCAACAGTTCCTCTTCCCGTCGGGCAATCTCATCTTCACTTCGCAGCACCTCAGCTTCCCGAGAGGAAATTTCATTTTGCTGGGTCAGAATTTGTGCTTCCTGGGCGGCGAGTTGTTGCTGACGACTCAACAATTCCGCTTCCCGATTAGACACTTCCGCTTGAGAGCGCAAAATTTCTTGTTCCTGGCGCTCTTCTTGCAGTTCAGACAATGCCCCTTCTGCTACCACAGGTTGAATCCGCCCCATAATGCTTTGATTCACCGCGAGGCCCTGTTTTGCCGTTTCCAGTTGCGCCTGAGCTGTGGGGATTTGGCGACGGGCGGTTTCCAGTTGTTCCAGCGCTCTAGGTAGCTGCCGACGGGCATTTTCTAACCGTTCCCGAGCCTTGGGGAGGTCTTGTTTGGCATTTTCTAGCCGTTGTTGCGAGGCCACATATTGCCGTCTAGCATTCTCCAGTTGGTCGATCACATTAGGCAATTGCCGCTGGGCGCTTTCTAATTGTCTGCGGGCGGTTTCTAATTGTCCCTGGGAGATGGCAATTTGACCTTGAGCCGTGGGAATTTGGTTGTTCACCTGGTTGAGTTGTTTTTCCAACTCATCTACCCTTAATGACACCGCTTGTTCCCGCGACTGAGATTCGTTTCGAGAGGCAATTAACAATTGCTGCTGGTTGAGGTCGAAGTCTCCTCCATTGCTGGCGACAGCGGCCCCATTGAGCTGTGCCTGTAAAAATTGTGTTTCAGAAATTAAATTCGCTCGGAGTTTGGTCAGGTTTTCCAGTTCTGAACCCGCTTCTCCCACGGTATTCCCACTGAGTGCTGCTGTAAAAAACTGATTTTCTCGCATCAGGGCGTCTCGTTGTTGCTTGAGAGACTCCACATCAGCTTCCGGACTGGTCGGGTCCAAGGTCACTAAGAGTTGGCCTTTTTTCACCAACTCGCCGCCTTTAACGTGAATTTCCCGCACCACACCACTGGTTGGGGGCTTCACTTCAACTACAGCACCCTGGGGTTCTAATTTACCCGTGGTGGCAACGGATTGATCGATTTGCGCCCAAGCTGCCCAGGCGACGCCGGAAGCGGTCATCCCCATAATTAACCAGATGAAGACACTAGACCAAATCGGGGGGCGTTCTAAGATAACGGGTTGGTCGAAAACTGCTGATTTCATGGGTTTTAGGACTAGGTTTTATGAAGGATGGGGGGATGGGGGATGGGGGAGATAAGGGAGATGGGGGAGATGGGGGATTTTGCCCTCATCTCTCATTCTGCCCATTTCATTCCTAGACTTGAGATTCCTGTTGTTGATACAGACAGTAGTAGAGACCTTTGAGAGCCATTAATTCATCGTGAGTGCCTTGTTCCACCACTGCGCCTTGGTCCATCATGAGGATGACATCGGCTTTTTTAACTGTCGTCAGACGGTGGGTGATGAAAAAGACCGTGCGACCCTTAAAGGCTTCGGCGAGGTTTTCACAAACGAGGCGCTCGGAATTGTAGTCTAGGGCGCTGGTGGCTTCGTCCAAAATTAGCAGATGGGGATTTTGGAGGACCGTCCGGGCGATCGCAATCCGTTGGCGCTGACCCCCAGATAAGGAAGAACCCCGTTCTCCCACAATAGAGTTATATCCATTGGGAAGGGTCATAATAAACTCGTGGGCGACACCAATTTTGGCCGCTTCAATGATGTCATCGGTGGCGGCATCAGGATTGGTCAAGGCAATATTGTCCTGAACTGTTCCATTGAAGAGCAGGGTATCCTGAAGGACCACACCGATTTGACTCCGCAGGGAATACAGTTCCACCTTAGATACATCATAACCATCGAGTAAAATCCGACCGCCCGTGGGTTCATAAAGCCGCTGCAACAGCTTCATCAAGGTACTCTTACCCGAACCACTTTGACCGACAATGCCGACAAACTGACCCGGTTGAAACTCCAGATTGATGTTCGCCAATTGCAGAGATTTACTCTGGGGAAAGTGGAAAGAAACGTTTTCAAATCGGACGGCCCCCTGTACCGCAGGCATGGGGATATTGCTGCGGTCCTGGTCATCTGCCTCGGGATGCGCTTCTAAGATATCCCGCAGACGTTCAACAGACATGGCGGTTTCTTGGAAGGTTTGCCAGACTTGGACAAAGCGCAGTAGGGACCCGGTGACGTTGGAGGCGATGATTCGGAAGGCGATCAACTGACCCAAGGACATTTGGGGAGGGTCACTCAGAACTAAATGAGCACCGACCCACAGGAGGGCGAGTCCAGATCCTTTATTCAGTAAGGTACTGATAGAACTGGCGGTGGTGGAGGTGACGACGGTTTTAAACCCAGCGCTGATATAGCGAGCATAGCGATCGTACCAACTCCATCGGGAGGTGAGTTCGATGTTTTGGGCCTTGACGGTTTGAATCCCGGAGAGGACCTCGACGAGATAGGACTGGGTATCCGCGTATCGCTCGGCCCGTTTGCGTAACAGCCGTTGGACAATGGGCGACACCCCGGCGATTAACAGGGCCATCAGGGGGACGACTGCCAAGGCGACGGCGGTCATCAGGAGGCTGTAGGAGAGCATGACGGCGATATAAATCACCGAAAATAAGGCATCGAGAACGACGGTGAGGGCGGTCCCAGTGAGGAATTGGCGAATTTTTTCCAGTTCGCTCACCCGTCCGGCGAGTTCACCGACACGCCTTTGATCGAAGTAGCCGAGGGGGAGTCGCAGTAGGTGGTCGATGACCTGGGACCCGAGACTCAAGTCGATGCGGTTGGTGGTGTCTACGAATAAATAGGTCCGTAACCAGGTGAGCGCCCCTTCAAAGACGGCTACTAAAACCATTAATAAGCCCAGGATATCCAGGGTTTCTAGGCTTCTTTGACCGATGACTTTATCGATAATCACCTGGGTGATTAGGGGGTTGGCTAACCCAAAGAGTTGAACGAAGAAGGAGGCGAGGAAGACTTGGACTAGGACACTTTTATATTTGCCGAGTTCGGGGAGGAACCACCAGAAGTTAAAGGTGTCTTGTTTGTCTTCGGCGGGAGGAACGAGGAGGAGGACCTGTTCGGCGCCTTCTTTTCCTTCTTCGGTGGGGGTGACGAGTTGCCACTCCTGGATGAATTTTTGGGGTTTACGGCGAATGATGCCTTTGGAGGGGATGGCGGCAACGACTTCGCGATCGCTGACGCTGAATAAGAGGGCAAAGCTATTTTCCCAGCGAATCATCGCCGGTGCTTTGAGTCGGGGAAGGACTTCCATCGGGACGGTGACTAACTGTCCGTTAAATCCCATCATGGCGGCTACGGACCCACAGGATTGTAGGGTCAGTTTGCCGTGGGAGTTATATTGATTTTCCAAGACGCGCTGCACGACGTCACGGCGCACCCGAATCTGGTATTGTTTCCCCAACATTTGAAAACAGGCTAAAGACCCTTGAATCGGGCCTCTTCCCCGGATGAAGGGATATTTAACTTTGCCCCTTGGGGTGCTCTCTTCGGCTTCAATCTCTGGGGGCCGATCGGGGGCGTAGGGGATGGGGTCCACCACCGTGGGGGTGATGGTCGGCGTGGGGGCGATCGCGCTATGGGAATCGGCGATCGCACCCCCATTCTCCTGGGGAGTCACCGGAGTTCCCGCCATATCAAACAGGGGTAAGCCCACAACTCTGGCCCCGTCCGGACAAGGAAGCTTGCCAATGGTGTTGGCATCCACCATCAGGCGGCTGCCTCTGTTAAATTCGCCGATGGTTCCGGTACTGAGAAACCAGAGATGCTCGCGATCGAGTTCAGTTAGATTGGCTTTCCCTTTGGGGATGTTGATGACGACTGCCCGGGGTTGGAATTGCAGGGTCAAGTCTTTGGCATTGGTAGTCGCATCGGCTCGGCGCTGAAGTTCCCCGGAGAGTAGCTCAAATACCTCATTCAAGGCGGCCTGTTGCTCAAAGGCTTCTCGGAAGATTTTTTCCGATTTCACCTGTTCTAAGAACGTACTGGCCCGGATGCAGACACAGATCACTTCCCGAGAGGCGATCGCACTCTCTACAGGCACTCCTCGCACCAAGCTACCCCACCCGAGAATTTCTCCCGGACCGGCTAACCGCAAACTGACCATAGTTTGGCTACGTTGGTCATGGGCCAATTCCCGCACCTGGCCCTCATAAATCACCGCCACTTGCGTCGGCATTTTGCCCAGCTCAAAAATCGGTTGACCCGTCCGATACCGCAACAATTCACAATGGGTGGCCAGATTTTCCAAGGCCCGATCGCTGAGGCGATTAAAGGGGGCCGTTTTCCCTAAAAATTCTGAAATTTGAGAGAGATCGATTGTTGATGTCATGATGAAACGTTCCGAAGCGCCTAACCCGCGATAGACTGCAATGACCCGACTTTTTGCACCTGTTCTCGCCACCAATTTTCAAACATCTCGTCGATTAATTGCCGACGCATACTGTCGTCCAGTTGGGCTGGAATAAATTTTTCCAATCGAATAATCACAAACCATACATCCAATTGTCGAGGCGGCCAAAGTTGCCCCGGTTGACTAATCGACAACAGTTTACCAATCAGGGGATGGGGTTGAGAGACCGCAACAGGTCCCAGTAATCCCCCAGTTCGGCTTTCTGGACCTTTTGAGTATTCGGCAGCCGCATCTGCAAAGCTTTGTTCCCCTTCAGAAATCCGAAAATAGATTTCTTGGGCTAGACCCGCATCCTGAGTGCGAATTAAGGAGTAAACCACTTTATCCAAGTCGCTTTTGCGGGTCATAAAATAACTTTGAACTTTTGGCCCCCAGGTTGTTGTCTTGAATTTTTCTATCAATATCTGTCGCACCACAGACTCCTGCATCTGTTCTTCCGTCATGCCTTGGCTTTTGAGCCACGCCTCCCGGATTTCAGGGGAGGTGAGCTTTTGCTGCACCGCAAAGTCTTCAAGCGCTCTTAAGCGTTCTTCATCGCTTGCCGTGATCTTCGCCTCGGCTATTCCTTGATCTAGGACGACACCCCGACAAAATTGCAGATCTAACTGATACCGCTTTAATAAGGCCGGTATGTCTTCGGCTTTAATCGTTATGTCGCCAACTTGGAAAAGGTCACTCATGTTCAACCTCTACAAGACCACAAATATAACCAATCCTAGTTGGCATTGCCAGCACTTTTTGTTTCCTGAATTGAGTTTTGGTTTGGGTTTCGGGCAATTGGGTGATGCTCTCCCATCATAAACAGCGGGTCAAACTCTCGCTTGATGGCACTCTTGGAACGGTCGATATCAACTTACCCCTTCGGGCAAGATGAAGGAAGCTAGTTAGGATGAAGGATTAACTGCACCCAGAACATTCCGTCCATAGCTCATCCTCTGGCTGATCGTTGATCCTGTTGTTGTCTGACCCTTCCCCATTGCCGTTGCTGCCCTGAAAAAAAATTTTACAGCTATTTACTATCTTAGTAGATACGCCGTTGAGTTCTCTCTACTACCGGGGACGCTAGTCAACCGGGATTGGTTTCTTTAAACAGGTTGCCCAACTCACCCCTGTCATCCTAACTTTATGTCCCCCTGAGCTATTTTTCCTTGAACTGGGTTCAAATTTGGTTTTGAACCAGTTTTTCTAAGAGTGCTCCGATTTTGGCGGAATAAGCTCGGGTATCCAGGCAGGGAACTGTATTTTGGAAACTCCGGTGAAGTTGCTCCCGATACTGTTCCCGTTGCTTCGGATTGGTCGCTAGGGACACCGCTAAATCAATGTAGGCAGATTCACTCTGGGCAATCCATTGTCCAAGCTGCAACTCTCGCAATAGGGCCGACGATCGCCGGGTTTGAGGGGCTTCCCCCTCCCGCACCACCATCGGCAGTTCCACTTCTAAGGGATCCACTAAGGACAAATCCCCGGTATCCGGGTAAGCATCTAAATACAGGTCCGCTTGGTGCAAACTGTCTTTTAGCTCCTGTACAGAATTCAACTGCTCCATTACTACGAACCGCGTCGGGTCAATTCCATATCGCTGGAATACTATCTGGGTCTGATTGTCGTAGGGACTGGTGCGATAAAACTTGGCCCCCATTGCTCCAAAGGGATATAACACCAATATCGAATTAGGCACTGCCGCCAGAATTTTGGCCCAGGTTTCCCGAATCTGAGGACCGATTTTGTTGGTACTGGCCCCGGAAATAAAGATGATGGTTTCCTCGGGAACCCCCCAACGGTGGCGCGTCGGTTGGATTCGCGCTCGTTCCCCGGGTTGGGGTCGCTTAAAACAGAGTCCGGACCCTTCCACTGTCACGACTCGTTCCTGATAGTAGTCTTGGAACCGGGGTCCTACCATCAAATCCCCGGTAATGTAGTAATCCATCTGGCGCAGTCCCGTGGTAGTTGTCACCCAGGCCCCGGTACATTGCACCCTCGCTAAGCGGTGGCAAGCTAATAAGCCGATCGCATTGGTATTGCTGGAAATGTCGCTACCAATCAGCAGAATATCCAAATCATCCCCGCGAATTTTCTCCACTTGGTCCCTCAATTTCTGAGGCAGATTCACGAAGCTATCCGCACAATTTTGGCAGGTTTGTTGCAAGGGGGTCTCTTGCCATGCGATCGCATACAACCGGACCTCAAATTTCTGTCGGTCTAAATGCTCAAAGGCGGCCAAAGTGACCACCGTTTCCTTCGCCGCAAAAAAGTTATGTTGCAGAATTCCCAGGCGAATTTTACCCCGATAAGGAGGACGAGGGGGAAAGTCATAATCCAGGGTTTGCCCCAAAGTTTTGAGGGTCAATTCCAGAATTTCCCCCCGTTTCTGGGTAATTTTCAACCCATTCCCTTCCCAAGCGCATAGGGCTTTAAAATTATGGGATTGGATAAAACATAAGGCAATATACCGCCATAGGTCTGAATGGGGATTTTTCACTAGATGGGAATGGAGATAATTGACCAATCCCTGAATGTAGTGAAAGTATTGTTCTGGTTCTCCGGGTTCGGAAAAGGTACTGGGTGCGGCAAATAAAAATTGCCAAAAATCCGCGAAAAACCACTTGGGAATTGCTGCGCCGTTATAGGGGAAAGGGAGTTGATAGGCATCCCGGTACAACATCGCCACGAGAAAAGATTGCATCGCTTTGGGCTGATCCAATCGGGGGGTAATTTCTGACTTTAACTGTTGGACTAACTCTCTTTCACTGTCCGTCAAGGGTTCATTTTTTACCCCTTTATCGAGCAGGATTTTCGCGTCGATACCCACGCCACTCAAATAGCTGAGTTTAAGTTGATCGCCGGTTAAACTCAACCAGCGATCGGCGATTTGCTCTCGCAAGGGTCGCAAACAGGCGGGTTCATATTTCCTCGGCACTTTGGCATCATGCAAAATCGGTTCACTATTCCAAGGGTCGTAAGGAATAAGAGATTGAGCGGACAATTTGGGCCGCATGAAGCAGGTTCCCCGCCGATTGAGCATGGAGGCAACAAAGGAAAAGGTACTGTTAGAAATCGCCAGAATATTGCAGTGACTTAATAAGTAAAAATCTGGATAAAAGTCGGCTTTCGGTAAGTTGGCCCCCAGGGATTTGGCGGTAACAGGTTGATATTCGGCAAAATAAGGTAGGACTTTTTCCGGTTCGTCACTGGCAATCAATAAGACAGGTTGATCCAGGGTATTCCAGATTTGGGCTAACCAGGTTTTATACCAGATAAGGGGGGCGATGAAAAAGTAGGAAAAGCCATAATCTTTGAGTCGGATATGCAATCCAATAATAGTTTTGCCTTGAGCAAGCAGGCGATCGCGTACCGGGTCGAGTTGTTGTTTTACCTCGGGGACAGGTTGAAACAGGCGACAAAATTCATCTTTATATTGAGAATAATACTGAGTATTAAACTGGAAATAGCCCCAAATATCGACATTTTTTAAAGGAGTTTGCCGTTGCAAAATCGGCGAGTCATCGGCTTGGGTACTGATATCTTTAACTTCAGGTAAATTTTTAGATAAGGGGGGGTCTTGATGTCCAAACAAATACTGTCCAATCCATTCCGGAGTTTCTATTCGCAGATCGTGGGTTTGAGCGTAAAGTTTCAAAAACCCATACTGAAACAGTTGATTGGCAAACCGTCCATTAGTACCCAGGGTGGAGAGGGTGATTAAAGGTTTTTTGACATAAAACGCATCCCCCCAGGACGGATGATAGGGGGTCACTGTTGCCACGCGCTCAAAGTCAAATTGGGCTAATAATTCATCGATTTGGTCAATTAATTGTGTCCCTTCATACAGTTCCTCGTAATTGACTTCGGTATTAATTGCTTCGATATGTTGCAGCAGATTTTTTGCCCCTTGAAGGGCTAAAAATTCTGCACCTTGGATATCTAAATTCAATAGATTAAAATCCGCTGGATTTAACCCTAATTCTGCCAAAAGGGTATCTAGGGTTTTACATTGGACTTGAATTTGATGGGTTTCTCGAATCTCAGGATAATACTCTTTAACCCGTTTCAGGGGTAAAATAGAACTGGCTGCATCCATTGAGGTGACGTGCAAGATTGCAGTTCCATTAAAATTGGAGATTGCACAATTTACGCCGATCAGGTTAGGAACGTCACTCAATTGGCCTTTTAATACCTGAAAAACGGCAGGGTTGGCTTCAATAAATAAGACTTTTTTGATGCCAAGTTCGTGATAAGTTTTGAGTTCTTCGCCTTCATTCGCTCCCACATGAATGACTCCCCGAGGGGTGATAGAATGCTCCTCTAAGAGTTGGGATAAATCCAACATTTTTGGGTCAGGAGGGGAACTCTTCCGACTAGAGGGAATCTCCGTTTTTACAGAGTCTTGGGGAAGAGTCTGGGGAGAGAGACTAGAAATAAACCCTTCCAATTCATCCAAATTCAGGGAATTAGATAAAATAGTTGTGCAAACTTTCGGGAAACTTTTAACCCCGGAAAATGTTTGGAGGGGTTCGACTAAGGACCGATTCATTGTAGGAAAAGAACCGGCTAGATCATGGAGAACCACCACTCCCTGATCCGCTAAGAGGGTATGGGCCAATTCTAAACAGAGATGGCGAACGGGACAACCGGGATAAGTGGGATCTTTAATGGTTACTTCGTCCTGGCGATCGCCTGCATCGACAAAGATAATATCAAAATAGCCTGGGCCATATTTCAAGGGATATTTGCAATACTCTAAAATCTCGGATTCAGTCCAGCAAGGTCCCCCTAAATAGGCTTTTCCTTCTTGACTTTTAACCTCTATTAATCGATAGTCAATATCTATGCCTTGAGCCGATTTGACGATGGGCGTAAATTTTTCATACCAGTCGGCATTGTGTTCGACAGAGACGATTTGCTGACAGACTAATGATTTGATAAACTGCGAGGTGTTACATCCCGGCCCATACTCTAGGACTCGTAAAGGACGACGTTTGATTTTATACTGATGAATGATGACATAAGGCAGAATATATTTAAAGGAATGGACAATGTTAGAAGACTCTACATTGACCAAACTTTGGCCTAATTTGTTAGAATAATTGAGATAAGGCTGACAGAGAGAGTCTAGGTTGATTTGGGAGGTGATGTGGTGAGTTTTACAGGCGATCGCATTGCCAACATGGGACAAAGGATGAAATATCTCTTCAAAGTTAGTAATCTCTTGAAGTGCAAAGGAGCAGGGACGCGGCAAATCCCGATCAATCAGCACTAACCATTCATATCCTAGGGCTTTTAGTACCTCTAAACAATCCAGGGTACTCTGAAAATATTTAGGGTTCCATCCCCCTTCCTGACTCTCGCGATCGCCTCCCCCGCCATATTCAAATTGCACCAAACTCGGTAACGTTTGGACAGGAATCTCCCGCAGTCCATTAATAATTCCAAATTCGCTGCCTTCTGTATCCACTTTTAAAATAGAAAGCCGTTCAATTCCGCGATTTTGTAGTAAAGTTTTTAAGGTGAAAGCAGGCACATTCAGGCTGGCCGGGGTTCTATTCTGACTGGGAGAATCCGACTGTTGAGGGTTTGCCACTCCCCACCAATCTGGATTTAAGGAGTTCAAATTGACATTAATCTGACCTTGGTATTCCCCCAAATACAGGGTGACTTCCCCATTTTTGTCAGCGATCGCCGCTTGTTCCAGGGGGACATTCAACCGCTGACAAGTGACCTGTAGTTCCTCTGCTGGGGCGGGTTCCACCGCCAAGGTGGGAAACCCCGCTTTGACAAAATCTACAAAATAATAATCTTGGGTTCCTACCCCAATTTCGATCGCCGTCCCCTGACGTTCTGGATCTAAAATTGTGGCAAAGGTCGTCATTAACTGTCTTGAACAAGCCTCAAACTTCATCGGATTAAAGCCTAAAATTTCTATGCGGATCCTATTTACCCTGGCTCACTTTTTCAACCCGGATGGGATTGGCAAGTATGGTGCTCAACGCGACGATTCCACACCGCGCATTCAAGCACTCACCCAAAACCTCACTGCATTGCACCAGTTATTTGGAAACTCCCAGTATGCCACGGATTATGCCAACCGGGTTGCGATCAGCGCCAATCAATCCCTACAGACTGACATTGAGATTGTGATTTGCACGACCCAAGGCTACCATATTCTCGATCGCCTGCCCCTCCCCTCCCATTTATGGACCCATCACCCCACAAATGCCGAACCCCTGCTGCTGGGATTTGAATGTCAGGCCCTTTTGAGAGAACGCTTAGGCGGGTATGATTATTACTGTTTTCTGGAAGATGACCTGATTTTGCAGGACCCCTGGTTTTTTATCAAGCTGAATTGGTTTACCCAACAAGCAGGCGATCGCCATCTCCTCCAACCCAACCGCTATGAACAATCCACCCACCCCGGCATCGGCAAAACCTACATCGATGGGGAACTCCACCCCAAAATTACCGCATCCTATCAAAATGTTCACGAACACCCTCAACTCACCGGCATGATTATGGGGACAGCAGTCACCTTTCATCGCACTTGCAATCCCCATTCTGGCTGTTATTTCTTAAATGCTCGCCAGATGGAATACTGGGTGCAGCAACCCTATTTTTTAGACCGAGATACCCGGTTTGTGGGTCCGTTGGAAAGTGCGGCGACTCTGGGAATTATGCGGACATTTAAGGTTTATAAACCTGCACCTCCGATGGCTAATTTTTTGGAGGTGCAGCATTTTGGGAGGGTTTGGAGTGAAAAAATTAGTCAGTTGGTGAGGTGGCAGGGGGATATTTGAAACACTGATTTCACGAATTTTCACGGAAGAGATTTATAGAAAGAAGGGATTGATGATTTTATGACGGATTTTGATTATTATGACCGGGTGAATCCAGATTTGTTGAAAGTTTTACCGGCAGATGCGGCGGTGATTATTGAGGTGGGTTGTGGTGCAGGGGCGATGGGGGCGCAATATAAGCGGATTAATCCTCATGGGCGTTATATTGGGGTAGAAATTAATCAGGAAGCGGCAGCGGTGGCGGGGCAACGTTTGGATGAGGTAATTGTTGCGAATGTGGAGGATTTTGAGGATGGGCGGCTCAAGTTTGAAGAAGGGTCAGTTGATTGTTTGGTATATGGGGATGTGTTGGAACATTTGCGTGATCCTTGGCGGGTTCTCCAGCATCATGTGAAATGGTTGAAGGATGAGGGTCAAGTTTTGGCTTGTATTCCAAATATTCAACATTGGACGGCGATTGTTAATTTGTTGCGAGGGAGTTGGGAGTATCAGGACCAAGGGTTGCTCGATCGCACTCATTTACGGTTTTTTACGTTAGATGAGGTGAAAAAGTTATTCCTTCAG is a genomic window containing:
- a CDS encoding HlyD family efflux transporter periplasmic adaptor subunit; translated protein: MKSAVFDQPVILERPPIWSSVFIWLIMGMTASGVAWAAWAQIDQSVATTGKLEPQGAVVEVKPPTSGVVREIHVKGGELVKKGQLLVTLDPTSPEADVESLKQQRDALMRENQFFTAALSGNTVGEAGSELENLTKLRANLISETQFLQAQLNGAAVASNGGDFDLNQQQLLIASRNESQSREQAVSLRVDELEKQLNQVNNQIPTAQGQIAISQGQLETARRQLESAQRQLPNVIDQLENARRQYVASQQRLENAKQDLPKARERLENARRQLPRALEQLETARRQIPTAQAQLETAKQGLAVNQSIMGRIQPVVAEGALSELQEERQEQEILRSQAEVSNREAELLSRQQQLAAQEAQILTQQNEISSREAEVLRSEDEIARREEELLRFRSEISARESEILRAENEIAAREGEILRLQNEVLSRSAEVDRLGSEQERLNVAMTRSRQEVQNTRAISQRDVLARIAENQKRIADINGQLSRLKLENDKRISQIDGQLAKANLELQYQELKAPVDGYVFDLKPNSPGYVTLAQSPDPLLKIVPNNELEASVYIQNQDIAMVLDALRKSQEDGQPGVPVEISIEAFPATEYGTVRGVLTSIGSDVLPPDETRRFYAFPATIVLDSEKFLLDNGLQVSLQSGMAVQGNIKIGKRSVLQIFLSRMTNKTRSIETVK
- a CDS encoding peptidase domain-containing ABC transporter; the encoded protein is MTSTIDLSQISEFLGKTAPFNRLSDRALENLATHCELLRYRTGQPIFELGKMPTQVAVIYEGQVRELAHDQRSQTMVSLRLAGPGEILGWGSLVRGVPVESAIASREVICVCIRASTFLEQVKSEKIFREAFEQQAALNEVFELLSGELQRRADATTNAKDLTLQFQPRAVVINIPKGKANLTELDREHLWFLSTGTIGEFNRGSRLMVDANTIGKLPCPDGARVVGLPLFDMAGTPVTPQENGGAIADSHSAIAPTPTITPTVVDPIPYAPDRPPEIEAEESTPRGKVKYPFIRGRGPIQGSLACFQMLGKQYQIRVRRDVVQRVLENQYNSHGKLTLQSCGSVAAMMGFNGQLVTVPMEVLPRLKAPAMIRWENSFALLFSVSDREVVAAIPSKGIIRRKPQKFIQEWQLVTPTEEGKEGAEQVLLLVPPAEDKQDTFNFWWFLPELGKYKSVLVQVFLASFFVQLFGLANPLITQVIIDKVIGQRSLETLDILGLLMVLVAVFEGALTWLRTYLFVDTTNRIDLSLGSQVIDHLLRLPLGYFDQRRVGELAGRVSELEKIRQFLTGTALTVVLDALFSVIYIAVMLSYSLLMTAVALAVVPLMALLIAGVSPIVQRLLRKRAERYADTQSYLVEVLSGIQTVKAQNIELTSRWSWYDRYARYISAGFKTVVTSTTASSISTLLNKGSGLALLWVGAHLVLSDPPQMSLGQLIAFRIIASNVTGSLLRFVQVWQTFQETAMSVERLRDILEAHPEADDQDRSNIPMPAVQGAVRFENVSFHFPQSKSLQLANINLEFQPGQFVGIVGQSGSGKSTLMKLLQRLYEPTGGRILLDGYDVSKVELYSLRSQIGVVLQDTLLFNGTVQDNIALTNPDAATDDIIEAAKIGVAHEFIMTLPNGYNSIVGERGSSLSGGQRQRIAIARTVLQNPHLLILDEATSALDYNSERLVCENLAEAFKGRTVFFITHRLTTVKKADVILMMDQGAVVEQGTHDELMALKGLYYCLYQQQESQV
- a CDS encoding peptidylprolyl isomerase, producing MSDLFQVGDITIKAEDIPALLKRYQLDLQFCRGVVLDQGIAEAKITASDEERLRALEDFAVQQKLTSPEIREAWLKSQGMTEEQMQESVVRQILIEKFKTTTWGPKVQSYFMTRKSDLDKVVYSLIRTQDAGLAQEIYFRISEGEQSFADAAAEYSKGPESRTGGLLGPVAVSQPHPLIGKLLSISQPGQLWPPRQLDVWFVIIRLEKFIPAQLDDSMRRQLIDEMFENWWREQVQKVGSLQSIAG